A single genomic interval of Myxocyprinus asiaticus isolate MX2 ecotype Aquarium Trade chromosome 19, UBuf_Myxa_2, whole genome shotgun sequence harbors:
- the tmem151ba gene encoding transmembrane protein 151B produces MSPSAPESNAAIVHEQTDPPREVQQPLKQSLSKSLCRESHWKCLLLSLLMYCCMIAMTWCQVTKVTRLTFDSAFKGKSMIYHDSPCSNGYIYIPVAFLVMLYVVYLVECWHCYSCNKVQFKVDLESVADRVQRMQQATPCIWWKAISYHYIRRTRQVTRYRNGDAYTTTQVYHERVNTHVAEAEFDYGNCGVKDISKKLTGLDSFPVTKLRFTKCFSFANVESENSYLTQRARFFTENEGLDDYMEAREGMHLKNVEFKEYVIAFSDPDHLPWYASQCMFWLAASLTLSWPLRVLTEYRTAYLHYHVEKLFGFEYVAVTPLDERPYCHHVPRVNTIDSTELEWHIRSNQQLVPSYSEAVLMDLAQQSSRNTFSARGIGAAGGSGFAGYRQNCEHCHQSISSSSIFSRSALSICNTSSPRLPFSSSRFSLGRMYGSRRSCLWRSHSSSLNDPSCPTESTRCLADQSTNEESPPSPPAYQDAMYFPVLIIHCNEGCVSHEHHSLHRNGSCVETSL; encoded by the coding sequence CAACAACCTCTGAAGCAGTCCCTGAGCAAGTCCCTGTGTCGCGAGTCACACTGGAAATGCCTTCTCCTCTCGCTGCTAATGTACTGCTGCATGATCGCAATGACTTGGTGCCAGGTCACAAAGGTGACGCGCCTCACTTTCGACAGCGCTTTCAAAGGAAAGTCGATGATATACCATGATAGCCCATGCTCTAACGGCTACATCTACATCCCGGTGGCCTTCCTCGTAATGCTCTACGTGGTCTACCTCGTGGAGTGTTGGCACTGTTACTCGTGCAACAAAGTTCAATTTAAAGTGGACCTGGAGAGCGTTGCAGATCGCGTGCAACGGATGCAGCAAGCCACTCCTTGTATCTGGTGGAAGGCCATTAGTTACCACTACATACGACGGACACGACAAGTGACACGTTACCGCAATGGGGACGCTTACACGACCACACAGGTTTACCACGAGCGTGTCAACACGCATGTCGCAGAAGCCGAGTTTGATTATGGGAATTGTGGTGTCAAGGACATCTCGAAGAAACTGACAGGACTCGACAGCTTCCCTGTGACTAAGCTACGCTTCACAAAGTGCTTTAGCTTCGCCAACGTGGAGTCAGAAAACTCCTACCTGACTCAAAGAGCGCGGTTTTTCACAGAGAATGAGGGACTGGACGATTATATGGAAGCCCGCGAAGGGATGCACCTCAAGAATGTCGAATTCAAGGAATACGTAATTGCCTTCTCAGATCCAGATCACTTGCCATGGTATGCCTCACAATGTATGTTTTGGTTGGCTGCATCGCTAACTTTATCGTGGCCATTGCGGGTGTTAACGGAGTATCGTACGGCGTACCTTCACTATCACGTCGAGAAGCTTTTCGGCTTTGAATACGTAGCCGTAACGCCCTTGGACGAGAGGCCATATTGTCACCACGTCCCGCGGGTCAACACTATCGATAGTACAGAACTGGAATGGCATATTCGCTCAAACCAACAGCTAGTGCCTAGCTACTCTGAGGCTGTGCTAATGGACCTCGCGCAACAATCCAGTCGCAACACGTTCTCGGCACGTGGAATAGGCGCAGCGGGTGGCAGCGGTTTCGCCGGCTACCGCCAGAACTGTGAGCACTGCCACCAGTCTATCAGCAGCTCGTCGATCTTCTCGCGCAGCGCGCTAAGCATCTGCAACACTAGCAGCCCACGCTTGCCCTTCAGTAGCAGCCGTTTTTCGCTCGGACGTATGTACGGCTCAAGACGCAGCTGCCTTTGGAGGAGTCACAGTAGTAGTCTCAATGATCCCAGCTGTCCGACCGAAAGCACACGGTGCCTGGCAGATCAGTCGACCAATGAGGAAAGCCCACCTTCTCCACCGGCCTATCAAGATGCGATGTACTTTCCAGTACTGATTATACATTGCAATGAGGGCTGCGTCAGTCACGAGCACCATTCACTGCACCGCAACGGCTCTTGTGTGGAGACTTCATTATAA